In Sulfuracidifex metallicus DSM 6482 = JCM 9184, a single window of DNA contains:
- a CDS encoding DUF2192 domain-containing protein: protein MVKDIYKPKVKALTDIWSIIMQKPDSYNREKAKILLEEKYKKEGILPFRGFNANDVYEKELSSLYVIGKYGLGLDEEAESLFSRVFYVEENYEKIETIIRHGNPKEAFEAAERSKDSLARSLRLLFTMVVFSLAEEDILLNDLRTLFNSDTDEIKHTAKSFSRFYTAFRLAEGIAEGTIRDKYTFIASKKAISIKIGIDYPLPREDYVALISSNVFDVKDKVINRVLGVKVPQRNF, encoded by the coding sequence ATGGTGAAGGACATTTACAAGCCCAAGGTCAAAGCACTAACAGATATATGGAGTATAATAATGCAGAAACCAGATTCTTATAATAGAGAAAAAGCAAAAATCCTTTTAGAGGAAAAATATAAAAAAGAAGGTATTTTACCATTTAGAGGCTTTAATGCAAACGACGTTTATGAGAAGGAGTTATCTAGCCTATATGTAATAGGCAAATATGGCCTAGGCCTTGATGAGGAAGCGGAATCTCTGTTTTCTAGAGTTTTTTACGTAGAGGAAAATTACGAAAAGATAGAAACTATTATAAGGCATGGTAATCCTAAAGAAGCTTTCGAGGCGGCAGAAAGGAGCAAGGATTCCCTTGCTAGATCTCTCAGGCTCCTTTTCACCATGGTGGTCTTCTCCTTAGCTGAGGAGGATATCTTACTGAATGACCTTAGAACACTTTTTAATTCAGATACTGACGAAATAAAACATACTGCTAAGAGCTTTTCCAGGTTTTATACTGCTTTTAGGCTTGCTGAGGGCATAGCTGAAGGAACAATAAGAGATAAGTACACATTTATTGCCAGTAAGAAGGCAATTTCAATAAAAATAGGGATAGATTATCCTTTACCCAGAGAAGATTACGTTGCTCTGATATCATCTAACGTGTTTGACGTCAAAGATAAAGTTATCAACAGAGTATTAGGAGTTAAGGTGCCACAAAGAAATTTTTAA
- a CDS encoding zinc-binding alcohol dehydrogenase family protein — MKAVVFDQGIIAKDLPPKEINKDFVALHPCSVLLNGIENAVYLGIIWIKPSTIIGSIGIGKVKDTGLEVDPSLRGRRILVTPYSAYGGIGTELNGLLSEEANVPYDSIEVIPGDVQEEALLLPFVSFARKVKERINGGTLLMLGGGLVSLITSAILKDYVSEIGVFTEGNVLPFKQFGVEIISNLDKKWDNIIISTTRSWARLVAPRLLRSTGKIFMPKIMNSWPLILSRDIEIVPINEINDEDYLILKKIGRKILEENIPFSGDIISSIPSSTIGTIIKVEEAFKNLRILP; from the coding sequence ATGAAGGCGGTAGTTTTCGATCAAGGTATTATTGCAAAGGATCTTCCGCCCAAAGAAATTAACAAGGATTTTGTTGCTCTACACCCTTGCTCTGTTCTCTTGAACGGTATTGAAAACGCAGTTTACTTAGGAATTATATGGATAAAACCTTCTACTATCATAGGTAGTATTGGCATAGGTAAAGTAAAAGACACGGGTTTAGAGGTGGATCCTAGCTTAAGGGGTAGGAGGATCCTCGTTACTCCATATTCCGCTTATGGAGGTATAGGAACGGAATTGAACGGACTTCTATCGGAGGAGGCTAATGTGCCTTACGATTCAATTGAAGTAATTCCAGGAGATGTTCAAGAAGAGGCTCTATTGTTGCCATTTGTTAGCTTCGCTAGAAAGGTAAAAGAAAGAATAAATGGAGGAACCTTACTGATGCTTGGAGGGGGGTTAGTATCTCTAATTACATCCGCTATTTTAAAGGATTATGTAAGTGAAATTGGAGTATTTACTGAGGGGAACGTCTTACCTTTTAAGCAGTTTGGTGTGGAGATAATTAGCAACCTTGATAAAAAGTGGGATAATATTATTATTTCAACTACTAGATCATGGGCACGCTTGGTTGCACCTAGACTTTTAAGAAGCACAGGAAAAATTTTCATGCCAAAGATAATGAATAGCTGGCCGTTGATTTTAAGTCGAGATATAGAAATTGTTCCCATTAACGAGATCAATGATGAAGATTACCTAATTTTAAAGAAAATAGGAAGAAAAATATTAGAAGAAAATATTCCATTTTCAGGCGACATAATATCTTCTATACCTTCTAGCACTATTGGTACGATAATTAAGGTAGAGGAGGCGTTTAAGAATTTGAGAATTCTTCCTTGA
- a CDS encoding CBS domain-containing protein encodes MQNLSPTQREILLALVDLYTKKKKMIKSKEVADVINKDEGTVRNIILSLKVLGLIDSKPGPNGGYMPTLKAYEVIKNPVITPMLDKLSLYKGMMETDIKINHIEILDITNPMANKVLLDVEGDLRKLKVGDPVRLGPTPYSRLVIEGIVLHSDEESREIIIDVKRMISIPKEKVKNLISKKLVVLRPYFTLKEASINLYKEGIRGAPVLGEKEEILGILTTADIIKAFFEGNFEAKVSDYMKRQVITISSEDDVLDAIKKMIIYNVGRLIVLDSDGRAVGIVTRTDILKAIAGLEGLWVP; translated from the coding sequence ATGCAAAACCTATCGCCAACCCAGAGGGAAATACTACTAGCTCTAGTGGATTTATACACGAAAAAGAAAAAGATGATAAAAAGCAAAGAAGTAGCAGACGTTATAAACAAGGACGAAGGTACCGTAAGAAACATCATCCTGAGTCTAAAGGTTCTGGGACTCATAGATTCAAAGCCCGGTCCAAATGGAGGATATATGCCAACTCTGAAGGCTTACGAGGTTATTAAAAACCCGGTAATCACACCAATGTTGGATAAGTTAAGTCTGTATAAAGGTATGATGGAAACTGATATAAAAATAAATCATATAGAAATTCTAGATATTACAAATCCAATGGCAAATAAGGTATTGTTGGACGTTGAAGGGGATCTAAGGAAACTTAAGGTTGGAGACCCAGTAAGGTTAGGTCCTACTCCATACAGCAGACTAGTTATTGAAGGAATAGTGCTGCATTCTGACGAAGAAAGCAGGGAAATAATAATAGACGTTAAAAGAATGATAAGCATTCCCAAGGAAAAGGTTAAGAATCTGATTTCTAAGAAACTGGTCGTCCTGAGACCTTACTTTACTCTAAAGGAAGCGTCAATTAATCTATACAAAGAAGGAATTAGAGGAGCGCCCGTTCTAGGCGAAAAAGAAGAAATACTAGGAATACTAACAACTGCAGATATTATAAAAGCCTTCTTCGAAGGAAATTTCGAAGCCAAGGTGTCAGACTACATGAAGAGACAAGTAATAACAATATCTAGTGAAGACGATGTACTAGACGCTATAAAGAAAATGATAATATATAACGTTGGTAGACTAATAGTTCTAGATTCCGATGGAAGGGCTGTAGGTATAGTAACTAGGACCGATATACTGAAAGCAATTGCAGGTTTAGAAGGATTATGGGTACCTTAA
- a CDS encoding helix-turn-helix transcriptional regulator produces MERVFHNLSKGARYDILSILLERRGKKELATELGVSPALITKYINKVTHPSDEVMSKIYEISQEDERKRINRIIINDMVESLLTLVQNVDIEEIADNEELKKLKEILSQIENHNLLRSFSFV; encoded by the coding sequence GTGGAAAGGGTTTTTCACAACCTAAGCAAGGGTGCGAGGTATGACATTCTCTCCATTCTTCTTGAAAGACGGGGGAAAAAGGAATTAGCTACAGAGCTCGGGGTTTCCCCAGCACTCATAACAAAGTATATTAACAAGGTAACTCATCCTAGCGACGAGGTAATGTCGAAAATTTATGAAATATCTCAAGAGGATGAAAGGAAAAGAATAAACAGGATAATTATAAATGACATGGTTGAAAGCCTTCTGACTCTGGTTCAGAACGTCGACATAGAGGAGATAGCCGACAATGAAGAACTCAAAAAGTTAAAAGAAATTTTAAGTCAAATAGAAAACCATAACTTGTTAAGATCTTTTAGCTTCGTATAA